The genomic interval gaatttgaaataattgatttgtttattatattttgtgtgaaaatttgataaagatataataataaaatgaaacactttcattatccaaatgaaacttaaaacaTTCCCATATAGGATAAACGATCCAATGAAATCGAAGCTTAACATCataaactatattattgatgCAATTAAAACTAGCATATGAGACTAAATTAGGCCTTTCATCTAGGTCGGGAAAAATCCGGCCCGGTCTGGAACCCAAATAATCGGGTTCTAGTTATGGGTTCTGGCTAAGAATTGTTCCGGACTGGTACCCATATAGAAAAACCCAAGTACACTAggcagtctttttttttttattctttctttctaaATGAACAgaaactcaaaaagaaaatgtatattatatctAATAAATCATccattttatgatttttttgtacTCTCTTATTCACATGGCTTTTTATTAGTGGTCAAAGAATATATAagctttgatttaaaaaatcaaatagagtttgaatgctgcatcaatatttttttcatgaaaaatattcatgtaagttttgattaaaaaattaagtgtgCCAGGTTTAGAAAAATCAGTTTCATTCCGGGTTTGACCCAGGCTAAACCCAATCTGGGTTCCGGCCCAGGTACTAGACTAAATGGCGTAACTCGCTTGAACTGGATCCTTATCTCTATAGTGAAATACTTGATACCCTAACAACATTATTAATTGTTTCAAATCCGTTTATTTTAGAATCCTCTACACATGATAAACGTTTGGATGATAAAACCTAATTTACTCAACAGTTGgctattattagaatttttaaaactCCACCTCGTAATTACCCAAGATCGTGATCCATGTAAGGTTCTAACGCCTCTATATGGCATCTCACCAAAAACACATCATTCCTCTCCTCAAAAACACATCAAGGCCGAACTACATTTGCACGGTTCTTTGGGCATAACAAAACCACACGTAGAAACAACTAAAAGGATCTCACTGAAAAATTGAATCGACATGGCAAAACTCGGTAACTAATTGAAAGGAAACATAAAACAAGTCATGAACACATTCATATTTTGAAGagcaaacaaaagaataaaaaagaagtatCGTCAGGAGTGAAAAGCTCCCATCTAACACCATTCTCTTCAAATCTGATACTTCTGAGACCTTTCACAAGGGAGAACTCAGATTCCAGTAAATGCCTTCTTACCGCCTCCAGAAGAACCAGCTGGTATCACCTTTAAGACGTTAAACCTTACTGTCTTTGACAATGGCCTGCAAAAGATGgggaataaaatataaaattaaccaTAAACAAAAGGTACCCAGGAAAAACTATTAACCATAAAATGTATCACAAAATGCTCAAATTAAGATCTAAACCTGCACTGGCCAATGGTGACATAGTCTCCCTCTTTCACACGGAAGCATGGGGATATATGTGCTGCAATGTTTGAATGCCTCTTCTCATATCTAATATTTAGCATAAACAGTTAATCTTATCACCGGATAAACACGagaagtaaataaatagtataGGTAAATGGTTCTTACCTTTGGTATTTCTTAACAAAATGCAGGTAATTCCGCCGAACAATGATGGTCCTCATCATTTTGGCGCTATGGCAAGTACCGGCAAGGATGCGACCCCTGATGGAAACATCCCCAGTGAATGGGCATTTCTTATCTATATATGCACCTATAAAGACATGGCAAAATCCTTGTTACATAATATTCAAAAACATATACAAAATAACTAACCATGCAAAAAGAAACTGTAAACCCCCCCTGGATCacccataaaattaaaaaggggGAGACAGAGTAATGATCATAAATTCATAGTAGTTTAAGATTACCAAATCCCTTTCATTTGCTCCCAAACAAAAACGAAACAAAACAAGTTGCAAATTTTTGTCACTACAGTGCTAATTCTATAACCGAAAGGAAAAACATAGGATCAAACCATCATATTCTACATGGTTTTCAATAGCAAAATCATTAATTGAAGGCATATCAGATTCAACCATATTTCATAAGCAATACGTTTGGTAAATCCATATACAATTATATGAGGTTCCACAACCTCATAGTTGAGATTTCAAAAAGATCAAAAGTTACTAGAACAAAATGGTCACGTAtcatcaaaatcacaaaaaaaaaaaaaaaaagtgtatcaTGTAGCAAAAAGATCTAAGTCAGTTGAGTTTCCAAAAAGATGCAATTACAAGAACAGTAGTCTACAATGGATTGACAAAGAGGGACTCGGGGAAAGATCTGTTGGGCCCTGAGGCTAGAAACTATTGCTTGCTTTCTACAAAATCTCATTAGGCACAAATACACCCAACTATTGAGCACACGATAATTGAAACACAAAAACATGTTCAAATCCAACAACAGATTACACTACTATTGAGAGCACAATAATTGCAACCAGCCAAGACAGACATGAAACAAAATTACACACTGATCGCAAGATCTCACAAAAGACATTGGATATAGAACGAGTTCGGCATTGTGCCATTGACACCAATAAACACATTTCGAAAGGCACAAACCCATAGAAGCTAAATAATAAatgccaacaaaatcaacaagaCATGAATCGCATCATGAAAATGTATCTCGCGAGGTTAATACCTTCAATAGCCTCTCTTGGAGTCTTGAACCCCAGCCCGATGCTCTTCCAAAATCGGTTGCCTCCTTTCCCAGGCCTCTTCCCTTTCCCCGACTTCTTCGAGCTACGcaatttttcatcaaaatagtACTAAGTGTTCTAccaaattttttacttaaagaTGCGGTACCTATTCTGTCCACATTTGATTGAGGAGAACGAAAAAAAACTCGTAACActcgaaaaaaaaatttacaggtAAAAGTAAACTTTATTGATATAAGAGGCATCGCCCGTGTACACTGGATAACACTCAGAATACTAAATTGCATTGATTTCCGAGCAAACAAACGGAGCATAAATAAgtcaaatcaaacgtaaatgCAACTACTTACCAGAGGAACACCTTGGGCTGCTTCAAGAACGCCTTCTCCGTCTGTAACGCACAAAAATGGTGATCTCGTAATATTAATAAAGCAGCcttacaaattcaaatattctccgatagatagatagagaggTGTATAGAGATCCAACCTGTTCCGCCATGGTGAGGGTTTGTGGGTACTTTCGGAAGCGTAGAAGCCGACGACGCAGATGAGGCGATGAAGAAAATCCTAAACCCTAGCTAAATGAGTGTTCAGAACTAAAGAAGCTTATAAGTGGAGCCCTACATTCAGTAATGACCAAACCACCCTCAATATGAAAAGggaattttaatttaatttgagtattttaaaaaggaaaatgatgctcctgcacttttttttacaattattttataatttattttaaattagttaatgtaattatgtcatttcattaaaaaattatctcaattttaCATGAttactcttcattttaaatagaattataaattaattataaattaatcataaatttattagtttctttttagaaattaaaactaGTAACTAATCATCTTGGTACAAGGGAGGAGGAACTCCATTAGGATTGAGAATGTCATGTGAAAGGACCAAATATTCTCTAttataaatgagaaatgatttttacaaatttgaaataaacaagtccggAGCaagcttttataaaaattgtacttaaccttaaaaaagtataaaaaaaattattatttatttgtgagacctattttttttacaaatgactTGTATGAGacgtatttatttaaaacttgtacctaacattacGCATTATAAAGTTAACTTAGCCCCATACCATAAAGTCCCACAAACCAAAAATtgagggtgcgtttggttatcaaattcatctcaactcatcattacaactttttcaaatctcaatacaaaatataataaacaatttaatttttttaaattttaaaataataataatattttaataatattttatcatcacaactcaactcaactcacttcaatattcaaacacaccCTGAATGTTTGTTTAGCACAAACCAAGACTCCAACTGCCAAAGCATACtaatacaaaattcaaattcaaccATCATTAATGACAATTCAATTATGTAACCGACAAATAATCTTCGATGTGATAGCCGCTTATGACATTCGCCTAGAATATCGATTCCCCCGGCGTAATAGTGGATTTGAAGCCCTAAGAGCACTCTATTTGCTAAagttaaaagtatattttttatgaatataagatgaatttaatttttaactattctatttatataagtctttatattaaaatagttatttttttattatatgacaataaaataatataagatagatttgactttgactattcacatcaaattttcacattgaattatcaatttattccttatataataatgagtaattaataatttcaaaaatattttaatattttaattatgaatttatttgattttatcatattttactattcatgatattatatattaattagtaatcatattctaattatattttttcaattgtcatttaaaatggagagataaataattgatataaaaggaagagagaaataataaatataaaatgtatttgatgaatgaataattcatttcaaatttgaaaataattttagaagtgaCTGTAGTTAAATTCCAATTATTTCGAATTTAGCTATTTTAATGTGATCACATTTTATGGCTTAATAGCTAAATCttcaattaatttaacttttaattaatccGTTGATGATGCTTTAACAGTCTGCAATCCAATGAGGATTAGAGAATGCCAAGCCATAAGATAAGTTATTCCAATCACACGCTCAATCgatataaataaagataaaaaaaaacacgcATGAGATTACTTCTGAacaatctaaaaattaaaatacctcATTCATTCTATTATAACTCAGTCATCAAATGTGTCTCTCGCCACACTGAGCCCCCTTATCTTCTTGATACAGGTTGCTGAAAGCCAATTGCACGTCCACAACATCATGAATACACGTAAAAACCAACATGCATCTTAAGAAAGCCCAACCTAGTTTATGGGCCTCTAATTAGCAGCCCAAAAATACTCAACGATGAGCCGCTCAGCTGTTTTCCTCAACTGCATGCACTAAACTGATTAACTTCCCATATACATTAAAAGAAGTACTATTCTCTGTTTGCTTGTGTAAACAGGTTCGTTTGGATGATAAATCATCtgagttgagtttatttttgaactgccctcaacatctaaacaaacGTTTTATGCAGACTGAATGCACTCCAATTTTAAACTCATCTAAGGGCTCCACAACTGACAAACTTGGTTTCAAGGATTTGAAAGAGACATTTCACTATTCTTATTGTACATTTtgtctcattttaaaattaaaaaaaaaattataattagaaaggatatatgtataaaataagtGGTCAGCAAGCATCTACGTCggctttcatttttttacaagtttttgTTTACAGGCTATGCCAGCTGTAAAATAATATGTCAGGTAAACAGTAGTAGTGGGACCCataaattttataacttttcataaatatatataaattcatcttaacatttaaacacatttaaattcatattaagtAGACGTCACAAAACCCATTCTACcatcttaacttactattattcataaaatatttaatttaactcagttcaatatctaaatgcAACCTAAACTTTTCCGAATATCCAAAACCCCGCATGACTCAAAGTATCctccctttttgtttttgtacatGGCGCGTGTTTTGTAGTGGCTGGAAATAGGGGTTCAAATAACGTCCTAATGTCCAAATTCTCCAtgattaattatcattttctgtTCATGAACACTTGACATaatgtttcattattttcttctttttttggtacatttaaatttcagttaTAATTTGTTATCATGTGTGCTAAAGACTAAAGTTGTACTACTTTGTACACATAATTAATATTACTAAATAATATGTACGTGTCAATGGGAatttgaaacatatattaatttgatCAATAATCTTTGGTAGCATGCATGGTAGTACTGTTGCCATTTTCAAAGTGCCAATGGATCTTATTCTTATCtgaaaccaattttttttttttaaagtttaaacgcCAATACATGACttgattcacttttttttttttttttgaggagacaaaaaaattcattattGTCTCTTTATTGGGTAATTTGGGTCAGCTCTGTGTCactgtgtgtgtatatatatatatatatatgtatatatgtatatttcacACGCACAGAACAGCAGCTAAATATAATGCAGCATTTATGTCAATTTGAATAGTCGGCCAtctcatttatatttataggaaaaagcTGACAGATCGTCCCATAAGTTCTAATTATAATTACAGGAAAATGAcgaataattatataatatatatatatatatctgcctATATCTTAAAAGCGTCTATAATGTTACTGTttacgttattttattttttaaaaattttttttagcatgtataacgtttttttttttaacatgtataacgtgaacagtaataaataggaattattattcaagttattttcatttttttaagtttttttaaataatctaaataataataaaagtttctttgtctttaaaataaataaataaacgagtaataaacagtaattactgttcacgtgaacagtattTTGATATGGACGTTGCTACGTATTTCTACAAAAAGCCTCTACCGAACacacaaaatcttttttttattttttttatcttttctttcactatttttttaaactatttaaatattttttaaaaataaaaaaaaatatatattcatttaaaaacacttacttaatcattaagtaaaaaaaaattaaaaaaaatttcagtaaagaatttaaattaataatctttcatcattattaatttaaataataatttaaatatataattaatatataaatatcatatcataaataaattatcaaatttaatttataaaatactaatctttcatcattaaataaatgatgaaattttgttaaatatttttaaaaaagtaaaactatataaataattaaagttttaacataatttaaacatGCTAATATTCTTAATTAGCTAAAAAGAACTGATACAGCTACCGAAAAAGTAATCCGAAAATGTATCCTGAAtgtgtatttcattttttttatttttcttttcttttttttagtatatttttaatcatcataaatattttttaaaaaaataaaaaatttacaacatcattaaaaaacacttctttaatcactaagtaaaaataaaataaaaataaaaataaaaaataggcaAACATCCTTTGGACGTTACCCTACTgctagtatgtatatatatatatatatatatatatatatatatataaaaggctGGCGTACGTGCTTTCAACACGGCTTGctgtatttttcttcttcttttttcccctctttttttgtcgtttttaattttacttgttGCACAAGTTTAGACAACACAGAAATATGAcaggtttttttttcatacttttccaaatttgtatcaatattttatttagaagaatAAAACCCACAAACCTGTTCAAACACGCTTATAAGGatcattcttatatttttatttatttttttatttttattgatcttATCATATTCATCTACAGAGAACAGAGTAGCAAGATGATGATCGATAGTACTACTATTCCATTCTTGAATTATTGACGATGAAGGTCTACACAACCCAAAAAACAAATCAGGGAAAAAGGTAAGGAAGCTACGTACGAACGTCCCTATCTAGCTGCATTCATGCAtcagtttataattttcatggCCGTACATACGTTCAGTTGATACCTTGATCAACTGGGGAATGTCCAAACAATTAGATGGCAAATCATTGAAAATTTCAACTCCGTACTAATTGGGACAGATTGACCGCCGAGtttttgataagaaaatattGCATGTGTTGGTGTGCCTGAGACATGAATTAGTATTCAGGATTCCAAAGTTTGACTATAGACCACCAAAACCTAATTggaatttcaaaaataatatataattcaaaggtagtatatatatatatatatatatatatatatatatatatcggatAAGGATTACCTGCACTAGATTGAGCGCACGTCAGATAAAATCAAAGTAATATAATGTTATCTTCGTAATTTCGATCAATCGCATGATTTGTCTTGTCCTCCAAAATCTCTCCAATCCATTATAAAAAGGGTGCCTGATCAGGGTAAGATCTTTACATAGAGAAACACACGGCGTCTCTCCGTTCTAATTAAGCATGTTTTCTCTTTCACCATCTCCTTCCCCGATTCAGTAGATCATCATACGATCCTCTGAGTTAAAAGCCATGAAACTACCAAAAGGTTCCGATGGTATTCATGATCAATGGGTTATACAGATAAGTCGAGCCCTAGAAGAAGAAGGCCTCAAAGAGGACGACGATCATGAAGATGTTCCTATAACTACCATCTTCACCGTTCCTACAACCCTAATGTCTAGCAAACCGGAAACATACACTCCACAACTCGTAGCCCTTGGCCCATACCATCACAAGCGGCCTCAACTCTTGGAGATGGAGCGCTGCAAACTGGATTCAGCTAAAAGAATGTTGAAGAACTTCAAACAAATCAAATTCCACGACTTGGTTAGCCGCATTGCAGAAAGGGATTGCGTCATCAGAGCTTGCTACCATCGACGTTTCTTGGAGTTCGACCAAGAAACACTCTCATGGATATTTGCCATCGATTCTTCCTTCTTGTTGGATTGTCTCCAAACCTACTTTTCAGAAGCTCGTGAAGTTATGGAAATCTCGTCTAATATGAGTAATCAAAACAACTGCACGCGGAAGAAAAACGCATACCGTACTCATGTACTCAAGGATGTTATCATGATGGAAAACCAAATACCTCTCTTTTTGCTCAAAGAAGTCCACGGTTTTTTTGAGCATGAAGATCAGGACGCAGTATTGAGCTCCATACTATTGGGAGTTTGCAAGTATCTATCACCCATCAAGTACATCAATCATCAACATTTTACGGAAGAATGTTTCACGAGAGCCCATTTGCTAGATCTTCTTTACTACATGATTGTGCCAAAATTGACACTCGTAGCTGATTTTGATCAACAGGAGAAGATGGAAGATCAGGATGAAGAGATTGGCTGGTTTAGAAAAGCGATGAAATCAATCTTGATAGCGGTATGTTTTCTATTATTCGCCCCGCTTCGCATTCTCAAGAGAATTTTCCAGTCAAAAGTTGTCAAACGTTTAGCTGCATCGGAACTTTCAATACTCTCACGGATATCGGGTCGGGCAAAGAATAGTACTGTAACCAATATACTATCTTCCGCAGAGAATGTGGCAGAAAAACTGGGAGGCACGTCTTTTAATCATATTAGCGACGAAAGTCCTTCAGTCGACGAGATTGCAATCCCAAGTGTGACGCAACTTCATAAAATTGGTGTCAAATTTCGTCCAGTCAAGGGTGGCTTGAGAACCATAAACTTCGACAAGTCTTCTGGGACATTTTACCTTCCAATTATTCACTTAGATGATAATTCCGATGTTGTGCTCAGGAACCTTGTGGCTTATGAGGCATGTATTGCACCAGAGGTGATGGTTTTTACACGTTACACAGAGTTTATGAATGGA from Juglans microcarpa x Juglans regia isolate MS1-56 chromosome 4S, Jm3101_v1.0, whole genome shotgun sequence carries:
- the LOC121263718 gene encoding 40S ribosomal protein S11-like, translating into MAEQTEKAFLKQPKVFLCSKKSGKGKRPGKGGNRFWKSIGLGFKTPREAIEGAYIDKKCPFTGDVSIRGRILAGTCHSAKMMRTIIVRRNYLHFVKKYQRYEKRHSNIAAHISPCFRVKEGDYVTIGQCRPLSKTVRFNVLKVIPAGSSGGGKKAFTGI
- the LOC121262693 gene encoding putative UPF0481 protein At3g02645, whose product is MKLPKGSDGIHDQWVIQISRALEEEGLKEDDDHEDVPITTIFTVPTTLMSSKPETYTPQLVALGPYHHKRPQLLEMERCKLDSAKRMLKNFKQIKFHDLVSRIAERDCVIRACYHRRFLEFDQETLSWIFAIDSSFLLDCLQTYFSEAREVMEISSNMSNQNNCTRKKNAYRTHVLKDVIMMENQIPLFLLKEVHGFFEHEDQDAVLSSILLGVCKYLSPIKYINHQHFTEECFTRAHLLDLLYYMIVPKLTLVADFDQQEKMEDQDEEIGWFRKAMKSILIAVCFLLFAPLRILKRIFQSKVVKRLAASELSILSRISGRAKNSTVTNILSSAENVAEKLGGTSFNHISDESPSVDEIAIPSVTQLHKIGVKFRPVKGGLRTINFDKSSGTFYLPIIHLDDNSDVVLRNLVAYEACIAPEVMVFTRYTEFMNGIIDTEQDVRILREAGIILNRLKSDAEVATLWNGMTKSVRATKVPILDKPIEDANTYYSKSWKVRINMNMKNFILSSWPCLTFLTATILILLFIVETACNSSYDCSKLWAAL